The proteins below are encoded in one region of Hordeum vulgare subsp. vulgare chromosome 3H, MorexV3_pseudomolecules_assembly, whole genome shotgun sequence:
- the LOC123444026 gene encoding 1,4-dihydroxy-2-naphthoyl-CoA synthase, peroxisomal, with protein MDAAERRLARVTAHLLPSSLPLVSAPLLAPFPAAASSSPAGDSYRRVHGDVSLEPPEWRAAADEDGKGFIDIIYEKSVGEGIAKITINRPDRRNAFRPLTVKELMRAFSDARDDSSIGVVILTGKGSKAFCSGGDQALRGSDGYVDFDSFGRLNVLDLQVQIRRLPKPVIAMVAGYAVGGGHVLHMVCDLTIAADNAIFGQTGPKVGSFDAGYGSSIMSRLVGPKKAREMWFLSRFYAAEEAERMGLVNVVVPLADLERETVKWCRQILRNSPTAIRVLKSALNAADDGHAGLQELGGNATLIFYGTEEAKEGKNAYMERRRPDFSKFPRKP; from the exons ATGGACGCGGCGGAGAGGAGGCTCGCTCGCGTGACGGCTCATCTCCTGCCCTCCTCCCTCCCGCTCGTCTCTGCCCCTCTCCTTGCGCCATTCCCCGCTGCTGCGTCGTCGTCGCCCGCCGGAGACAGCTACCGGCGCGTACACGGCGATGTCTCGTTGGAGCCACCGGAGTGGCGAGCGGCAGCGGACGAGGATGGAAAGGGATTCATCGACATCATCTACGAGAAGTCCGTCGGAGAGGGCATCGCCAAG ATCACAATCAACCGTCCTGATAGGAGAAACGCATTCAGACCGCTGACTGTCAAAGAGCTGATGCGTGCCTTCAGCGATGCTAGAGATGATAGTTCAATTGGAGTCGTCATACTGACAGGGAAG GGATCCAAGGCATTCTGTAGCGGTGGCGACCAAGCCTTGAGGGGTTCTGATGGATATGTTGATTTTGATAGCTTTGGCCGGCTCAACGTTCTAGACCTCCAG GTACAAATTAGGCGCCTTCCGAAGCCAGTTATAGCAATG GTTGCTGGTTATGCAGTtggtggtggacatgttctgcacATGGTTTGTGATCTAACAATTGCAGCTGACAACGCGATATTTGGGCAGACTGGTCCAAAG GTTGGAAGCTTTGATGCTGGCTATGGCTCTTCCATCATGTCTCGATTG GTTGGACCAAAGAAAGCCCGCGAGATGTGGTTTCTGTCACGGTTCTATGCCGCCGAAGAAGCAGAGAGAATGGGACTCGTCAATGTAGTCGTACCA CTTGCTGATTTGGAGCGTGAAACTGTGAAATGGTGCCGGCAAATCTTAAGGAACAGCCCCACAGCCATTCGGGTGTTGAAATCTGCACTCAATGCAGCTGATGATGGTCATGCTGGTCTTCAG GAGCTCGGCGGGAATGCGACATTGATCTTCTACGGTACTGAAGAGGCCAAAGAAGGAAAGAATGCGTACATGGAACGACGACGCCCTGATTTCTCAAAGTTCCCCCGGAAACCATGA